The Sorghum bicolor cultivar BTx623 chromosome 6, Sorghum_bicolor_NCBIv3, whole genome shotgun sequence genome contains the following window.
TATACATAATAGATTTTTTCCCCAATAGAAGCTGATGCAAAGCAATAAAGTACTATTTTGTAAAACGTTGCATTTCTCTAGGATGTAATCCCCAGCACTGAAATTAGTTCAGTGAGCTAGATAGAAGTGAAAGTTCCTATCTAGAAACTCAAATTCGTTAAATGAGATAGCAGTCACATTTCTACCATTTTCCAATATTACTTGCTAAACCATATCTAGGAAGTGTATATAATTACCTGAGAACAGTGAGGGCTCCCAATCTTTCAGGGACCTTCAAGCTGTGATGGGAATTCTCAAGAATctaagaaaatataaaaaaagattTCCACTAACTCAGCCATAGTTCCACTAGGCGGCGCCTAGGCGTGATTAGGCGCTAGGTGAGGGGTAACCGCCTCGCCTAGGGGGGTAGGCGGCATCTAGGCGCTGGACGGCACCGAGGCGGTCGCAGAGCTGGGCGAGCCACGAAATTTCGCCCTCGCAGGCTGATGGCGCGACGCGGAGGCAGACGACGCGGCCTATCGCACGCGCACGGATGTTAAAATTCAATTTTCAGGTCAACAATTCTTCTGATAATTGAGGTATTGATCCCAATCTAAGGGATTAGACTTCTTCAAATACTTCAGATAGAGAAACAATAGTACAGCAGATAGTGAAGATCACCATTGTATTTGCATGCAGCATTAGGCTGACAAGGACACCCCTGAATGAAGCTATGCATTGGTTAATCTAGATTCTATTCTCTAAGTAGTATGTGGATATTCCCAAACGAGTTTCTCTTTGAGGTTCACACATAACCTTGGTTGACATGCAGCTCATTTGTCTTACCTGCTGGACTGAAAACGTACATTCCAATGGTCTTCAACAACAATTCAGAGATCCTTCGATTTTCATTGCTCACTTGTGTAGTAATATTCACCCAACCTATTTTTGGTTTGCTTTTGTACCAAGACATTTATGGTTTAGAGATAACTGTCAGTATATGCCTTGGGCTTAATGGGCCGACGGGTGCTCATGCAAGGCCCAAGCAGCCAAGAGAACGGTGGAGTAATAAAAGTATGACAACGGTAGCAGATCAGGGCATCGAAGAATTATTCAGAAGAAACACATCTTCATCTCCTACTACACTTCTTCCTCCTCGAGCCTCCATCTGTAGGTCTCGAACTCTCATCCTTCCCAAATTCTAGTTCTCCAATCCTTCGTCTAGATTGCTTGCTAAGCTCTAGGCCTCCCTTCCCTGAGGTCGTGTACTCTGATTTATATCTGAATCGAACTATTCTATGGACCAGTTGAAGGGTTGCTAACAATAACCTACTGAAATCTAAATATTTGCAACTGCTTTTGATCCCCATGGTTAGTGACTCTTTCGATCAGTTCTAGATACTTTGTCTACTGAAGGTACCATAGTTCAGAACACTATGTTTTGAAGTGTTTGTGGTAGCGTAGTAACCTCTCCTATATCTTGATTGCAGCACATGAAGATAAATCATAGGAAATGACATAAAACATGTCTTGGAAGCTGATCATACAGCTTTCAAAAATGAATTTGACATCAAGTTAGATCAGCTCGGTGATGATCCTGTTAATTTCCTTGCAAAAAAACTGAACACTGTTTCATACCATGGAGCAGGCGCTAGAACGGCACTGGAGCAGGCGTGGAGGAGCCAGTGCGTCGTCGCACCTCGTgtccgtggcggcggcggcgaacggAAGCGTGAGGGAGCAGACGCGGAGGATGCTGCTCCTGTGGCCGGCCTGGACACGGTGCTAGGGGCGGGGCTGGGGTTCACTGTCGCCGTGCCGCGGACAGGATGCTGGGGCCGTGGAGTGCTGGCTCAAGGGCCGGGCTTCAAGCCGCCGCCGTTGGGGCTGAGCGCTTGTGAGCACAGAGGCAGCCAGGAGAGACCGAGCAGCAAGCAGCGAGCGGTAGCAGGCTGGCCGTcgagctgctgccgccgccaggGCTGGGCGCTTGTGAGCACAGGGGCAGCTAGGAGCAACTGAGTAGCAAGCAGCGAGCGTCAGCAGGGTGGCCGTCGGGCGCAGGCGGCCTGGCGCTAAGGCGCGGCAGCAGGCTGGCCGTCGGGCGCACGTCGCCTGGCGCTCCACCGCCGGCTGCGACACGACCCCGCCGAACCCCAGCACCGTCGCAGCATCCCTCCTCGCCGAACCGCAACACCGTCGTGGCAGCCCTCCTCGTCGAGCCCCAGCAGCCTGTGCACCGTCGAGAGGGTGAGGGCGAGGCACATCGAACGAATGAGTTGTGGCGTGGGCGAGCGAGGGGATCCGGGTAGAGGGCGCGATCGGCGATTTGAAGGGCGTCGATGTTGCTGGATTGCCGGATTGGGGGAGGTGGGCGGCGAGCACAACAAATGACCGGGGAGCTCTAGCTGCGACGAATCGATGATGATTGGGGATAGGGGAGCCGAAGATTGTGGAGTTTGCCAGGCGAGGAATCGCGCGTGCGGAAGTGCCTTTGCAAAAGGAAGGGAGGGCATGTGCGGAATTTCTTCCAATGGGAGCTGTGAGCGCGCGACACCATATCGCCGGTGTACGGAATAGTTTGAGATGTTTTAGCTGGAGAGATAGAGATGAGCCTGTTGCTCCGGTTGGTTTGAGGTCAAGGGCCATATATATTCTGTAAGGACGTTCAGTTGGGAATTAAGAAAGATATTACCATCTAATCTCCTACCTCCTCTCAACTAATTAAGCCTGCGGCAGGGGCAACCCCGCCGGAGAAGACAACGGACTGAGACTATGAGTTACGTAGTCGAGGGCCGGCTACCCAAGTCGTCTGCAGAGCGACAGCTGAAGCCAACGCCAAGACCATGGAGGCCGAGGTGAAGGCGATCGCCGCCCTCTCCAACGACGGCTCCGCCACGTCAGGATACAAGGCACAGTTCGGCGAGCACCACCAGGATCGGCCGCCGAAATTTCAGAAGATGGACTTTTTGCGCTACGACGGCAAAAGCGATCTGCTGATCTTCATCAACCGCTGCAAATCCTACTTCCATCAGCAGCGTATcatggaggaggagaaggtttGGATGGCCTCCTACAACCTGGAGGAGGGGGTGCAGATGTGGTATATTAAGGTTCAAACGGACGAGGGCACACCGTCTGGCGCCGGTTCACGGAACTCAACAACCTGCGCTATGGCCCTCCCCTCCGTGCTGCTCCCCTCTTCGAGTTGGCAGATTGCCGCCGCACGAGCACCGTCGCGGAGTATCAGGATTGCTTCGAGGCGCTCCTTCCCCACACTGGTCCCCTGGACGAGGCGCAAAGGGTGCAGCTCTTCACGGGCGGCCTCCTACCACCGCTCAGCCTCAACGTCCAGGTCCACAATCCGCAATCCCTGGCCGCGGCCATGAGCCTGGCACGCCAATTGGAGCTGCGGGAGCAGTTCACGCCGGCACCAGCAAAGGGCGCAGTCCGGGGTTTGCTTCCGGCCCCCGCGCCGCGCTTGGCGCTACCCACGCCCCCGGTCGCCAAGGTGGACGCGGCGGGTGCTGCAGGGGACGGGCGGCCACCAGTCAAGCGCCTGTCCCTCACTGAACAAGAAGAGCATAGGCGGCAGGCAGGGCCTCTGCTTTAACTGCAACGAGCGGTACACGCGCGGCCACAACCGCGTCGCCGGCGCATCTTCTTCATCAACGGCGTCGACATCGCCACCGCCGATGACGCGGCGGACGGGGACGAGCCGAACGCAGAAGCCCCAGTCTTCTCCTTGCATGCGGTCGTGGGGGTCCCCATCTCCATCACCATCCAGCTCCAGGTGCTGCTCACTGCCGCCTCCTTCGTCGCCCTTGTCGACATCGGCTCCACCCACAGCTTCATCGGGGAGGGGGCTGCACGGCGCACAGGGCTGCCTATTGAGCCGAGGCCGCGGCTGACGGCCACTGTCGCCAACGGCGAACACGTCTCCTGCCCAGGGGTGATCCGTCAAGCCCCGCTCCTCATCGACGGCATGGAATTCTGCGTCGACCTCTTCGTTATGCCCCTGGCTAGGTACGATGTGGTCCTTGGTACCCACTGGATGGCCACACTGGGGCCTATCGTTTGGGACATCGCGGCCCAGACCATGGCGTTCTAGCGTGAGGGACGTCCTGTGTGCTGGCGGGGCGTGGCAACACCAACTGCGCCGACTCTCAACACTACCAGCGCAGATGAGTCACTCTTGGACGGGTTACTGGGCTCCTTTGACGACGTCTTCGCTGAGCCGAAAGGCATGCCTCCGGCGTGCACATGCGATCACCACATCGTCCTCAAGCCCGACGCAGCACCGGTGGCAGTGAGGCCCTACCAGTACTCGGCAGCCCACAAGGATGAGCTAGAACGCCAGTGCGCTGCGATGATCGAGCAAGGCATCATCCGCCCTAGCGACtcggcgttctcctcccctGTCCTCCTCGTCAAGAAACCAGACGGGTCGTGGTGATTCTGCGTTGACTACCGTGTGTTGGACGCGCTCACGGTGAAGGACAAATTCCCAATCCTGGTCGTCGACAAGTTGTTGGACGAGCTACACGGCACATGGTTCTTCTCCAAGCTGGACCTGCGTTCTGGGTACCACCAGGTGCGCATGCGGCCGGAAGATGTCCACAAGATGGCGTTCCGCACACACGACGACCTCTACGAGTTCCTGGTCATGCCTTTCGGGCTGTGTAATGCGCCAGCGACGTTCCAGGCACTCATGAATGATGTCCTCCGCCCCTTTCTACACCGCTTTGTGCTCGTTTTCtttgatgacatcttgatcCACAACAAGTCTTGGGCGGATCATCTTCGTCATCTACACGTTGTCCTCTCTCAACTACGCCGCCACCAACTCTTCGTCAAGCGCTCCAAGTGCGTGTTGGGCGTCACCTCTGTATCATACCTCGGCCACATCATCTCGGCAGCGGACATCGCTATGGATCCGACGAAGGTCCGGGCCATTCACGACTGGCCAGTTCCTCGCTCGGCGTGTGCGGTGCGCGGCTTCCTCGGCTTGGCCGGCTACTACCGCAAGTTCGTCCACAACTATGGTGCGGTCGCAGCACCACTAACCGCCCTCCTCAAGAAGGACGGTTTTTCATGGAACGAGGAGACGACCGCGGCTTTCGCTGTGCTCAAGGCCACGGTCACCTCGGCCCCCATCCTCTCCATGCCGGACTTCACCAAGCTGTTCATCGTCGAGTGTGGTGCTTCGTCCCACGGCTTTGGAGTCGTGCTCATTCAAGATGGCCACCCGGTCGCCTTCTTCAGCCGACCCGTGGCGCCCCGCCACCACGCCCTCACCGCCTACGAATGGGAGCTCATTGGGTTGGTCCCCGATGTTCGCCATTGGAGACCGTACCTTTGGTGCGGCCAGTTCATCGTCATGATGGACCACTACAGCTTGAAGTACTTGTTGGACCAGCGCCTCGCCACCATTCCACAACATCATTGGGTGGGCAAGCTCCTGGGGTTTGACTTCACCGTCGACTACAAGCCAGGGGCAGCAAACGCCGTCGTCGACGCGCTGTCCCGGCATGACACGGTGGAGGGGGCTCTCCTCGCGCTTTCGGCACCGCGCTTCGACTTCATCGACAGTCAAGCACAGCAAACTGATCCGGCCCTTGTCGCCCTTCGCGAGGACATCAGCACTGGCTCCCGTGGGGGGTCTTGGTCGGTCGTGGACAGCATGGTGTAGTTTGCTGGGCGGCTGTACATACCGCCGGCCTCGCCTTTGCTCCAGGATATCATGTTGGCTGTTCATGACGACGGTCACGAGGGGGTTCAGCGCATGCTGCACCGGCTGCGGCGTGATTTTCATTTTCCTAACATGAAACAGCTCGTGCAGGACCTGGTGCGCGCGTGTGCCGTTTGCCAGCGCTATAAGACTGAGCATTTACACCCTGCTGGCCTCCTGCTGCCCCTTTCGGCGCCCTAGGGGTTTGGACGGACATCGCCCTCGACTTCGTGGAAGCGCTCCCCCGTGTCGGTGGCAAGTCGGTCATACTCACCGTGGTGGACAGGTTCAGCAAGTATTGCCATTTCATTCCCCTCGCACATCCCTACTCCGCCGAATCCATCGCCTAAGCCTTCTTCGCCGATAGTGTATGACTACATGGCATGCCCCACTCCATGGTGTTGGACAGGGACCAGTCTTCACATCGACATCCTGGCGCGAGCTTATGCGCCTGATGGGTACGAAGCTACACATGATGACGGCGTTCCACCCTCAGTCTGATGGCCAGTCGGAGGATACCAGCCGCGTCATCATTATGTACCTACGCTGCCTCACCGGAGATTGACCACGGCAGTGGCTTCGCTGGATGCCTTGGGCGGAGTACGTCTTCAACACCGCCTACCAGACGTCGCTGCGCGACACTCCTTTCCGGGTCGTCTATGGGCGCGATCCGCCATCTCTCTGGTTCTATGAACTAGGTGAGACAAGGGTGGCTGCGGTCGCTAAAAGCATGGAGGAGCGTGCAGAGTTCCTGGCCGACATCCACTACTGGCtggagcaggctcaggagacgCAGAAGTTGCACTATGACAAGGTGCACCATCACGTTGAGTATCGGGTGGGCGACTGGGCGCtcctccggctccggcagcGTGCGGCGTCCTCTCTACCCCAGGCCGTCTCCGGCAAGCTCAAGCCGCGCTTCTTCGGGCCATACCGCATCACCGAGCTGATCAACGACGTCGCGGTCCGCCTCGCCCTTCGGCCCCGAGCACGCATTCACGATGTGTTCCGTGTCGGGCTGCTCAAGAAGTTCCAGGGGCCGGCGCCGGACACCCCTCCTCCGCTGCCTCCTCTGCACCACGGTGCTGTTGCTCCGGATCCGGAACGAGCTGTCCGCTGCCGCCTGGCTCGCGGGGTTCGCCAAGTCCTTGTCCAGTGGAAGAGCGAGTCGGCCGCGTCCGCCACCTGGGAAGATGTTGAGCCGTTCCGCGCCAAGTATCCGGAGTTCCAGCTCGAGGACAAGCTGCTCCTCGACGGGGGGAGAGATGTCATGGTCGGGTGCGCGTATTCTAGGCACGGCTGGGCCCGTGATGTGTGccgcagcgaggagcgcgcaACACGCGCGGTGGGCGAGCGCGGTCAGCGCGATGACGCCCAGGACGTGGTCACCGTGAGTGGCTGAGTAGGAAAGTAGAGATAGCTTTCTGTTTTACTTACTAGATTATAGGAGCCTGTTGCTCCGGTTGGTTTGAGGCCAAGGGCCATATATATTCTGTACGGACGTTCAGTTGGGAATTAAGAAAGATATTACCATCTAATCTCCTACCTCCTCTCAGAGACGGAACCAGAGCAAATATATAGTGGGGGCCGAGTATAGAAGATATGCATGAAGATTACACTTGGCTTAAGCTCCATCACTTAAAAATAACTAACTTTGCATGTACTCTTAAAGAAAGTTTAAGGAGTTAGGGGGGCCAtggcccctgctagcccccctgGTTCCGTCACTGCCTCCTCTCAACTAAGCCTGCGGCAGGGGCAACCCCGCTGGAGAAGACAACGGACCGAGACTACGAGTTACGTAGTCGAGGGCCGGCTACCCGAGGGTTGAACGCCCTTGACACCTCACAACTGTGTCCCCAACTGCAATGCATCTGTTTCATTCTTCAGACAGTTCCATCTCTGATATCAGCCCTCTTGCTCTTTGATTTTCCTTCTTATGTTATGTGCAAATAAGAAAACAGTGATCATGTTACATATCTGGGCTGGAGTGCTTTTGAGGTAATTTCTGGATTAGCTTTGTTGCAAGATGCTGAACAAAATGTTTTCCTGTACATATTTTAAATAACATAGATTGATCACTAAGGCAAAATATTTCTATGCATGTGATTGGCTGCTTCAGCTGGCTGGCGGCTACACTAGCTAGttttataataattattaaacgtGGATACAAGGCAAACAAATATTGATTTTGTAGGCGACACCGTTGATTACTGTGTGGTCAGTTCTCCTTGTTATAATAATGTACACGCGTGCGTGTGATTTGCGGTCCTTGTATGTAGCGACGCCAGATTCTATGGCATGAGTATTAATTCTTCACTTAACGTCAAGGCTACATGCCTGAAtccatctcgtcaattccacaCAGCATTCTAGGATTACTTTCCTATTTCTAGCTGACTGTGGGTCACTCTCAGAAGATACCATACGTTTATTCTGCAAGAACAAGATTATACAATGAGTAACTAACTTGACCAGCACGCTGCAGCTCGTGTATATACTAACTGCAATAAAAAAGACCACACCTTCACTGACTTACGGCATTAGGAGGCCGGGTCTATATAAAGACATGCCCCCGCCTCCTCATTTCCACACATCCACAGAAAAGGGAGTACACAAAACCACAGCAACCAGTAAGAAAAGAAACACAGCAGCAGAGTAGATCATGGTCACCTCCAAGGCTTTCCTCCTTGCCATCCTTGGTTGTGCCAGCTTATGCAGTTCTGTCCTAGCTGCTCGTGAGCTGAGCGATGCGGCCATGGTCGAAAGGCACGAGAATTGGATGGTTGAGTATGGCCGTGTCTACAAAGATGCGGCTGAGAAGGCGCGGCGTTTTCAGGTGTTCAAGGATAATGTAGCATTCGTCGAGTCATTCAATACCAATAAGAACAACAAGTTCTGGCTTGGTGTCAACCAGTTTGCTGACTTGACCACTGAAGAGTTCAAAGCAAACAAAGGTTTCAAACCAACAGCAGAAAAGGTTCCAACAACTGGATTCAAGTATGAGAACTTGAGTGTCAGCGCACTTCCGACAGCTGTGGATTGGAGGACCAAGGGAGCTGTCACACCTATCAAGAACCAAGGCCAATGTGGTACGTACAATTGTGATCATACttgaaacaattaattatttccgTGATGATATATACATGGTGATTAAGCTCTTTTGATGACTTGTACAATGACACAAAAAAATAATTGCAGGTTGCTGCTGGGCATTCTCGGCTGTAGCTGCCATGGAGGGCATTGTGAAGCTGAGCACCGGCAACCTCATCTCGCTCTCTGAGCAAGAACTAGTGGACTGTGACACCCACAGCATGGACGAGGGTTGCGAGGGTGGCTGGATGGACAGTGCCTTTGAGTTTGTCATAAAAAATGGAGGCCTCGCCACGGAGTCCAACTACCCATACAAGGCAGTAGACGGCAAGTGCAAGGGCGGATCAAAGAGTGCCGCAACCATCAAAGGTCACGAGGACGTTCCGGTTAACAACGAGGCTGCACTCATGAAGGCCGTGGCCAATCAACCCGTATCTGTTGCTGTTGATGCGAGTGACAGGACTTTTATGTTGTATTCTGGTGGTGTGATGACCGGCTCCTGCGGCACTGAGCTGGATCATGGGATCGCTGCCATTGGATATGGCATGGAGAGTGATGGCACAAAGTATTGGATTCTAAAAAATTCATGGGGAACCACATGGGGAGAGAAGGGATTTCTAAGAATGGAGAAGGACATTACAGACAAACGTGGAATGTGTGGCCTTGCCATGAAGCCTTCCTATCCTACTGAGTAGGAAAAAACCAAGAGTATACTTCTGAAAACGTCATCAGCTTGTATTTGAATAATTATATATGTGCCTTCTACACTCTCATATAGTTTGTTCTTTATGTATTGCAATCATACACATGTAACTTTTATTATATATGTTTGTTAACTTTGTAATTATCCTTAACGTTTGAAATAATACATTAAAGCTCCGTACAGAGTTCTATAAAGTCTGGAGTGTTGTTAAATAGTCAAACATTGTGATCAAAATGTCCAGATCATTTCATACATGTGGACTTGTGAGACCACATCTTCCTATTTTAAATAAAAGACTAGCGATGAATGGGTAGTTTTGTTGTAGTACAAAACCGTGGTTCACGGAGATACAAATATTTGAGGCATTTCAGGAAGCTCTTTTAGTtgactttattttttttcatgatTCCAGATTTCCAGCAATGTAATCAAGTTTACAAGTCAGTGTCTTTATGTTCTTTACTTTGAAATTTATCTTGTTGGCCTTCTCATAGATAAGGAGGGCCTTATGGTTGGTTGATCATTTAGCTAAGAGCAGCATGACATCTGAAACAGTctccacaattttctatcaatgTGAAATGCAAATTTCATTCCCCAGATTGTGTACCCTCATGTCATGGTCGGGCGCGCGTATTCCAGGCGCGGCCGGGCCTGTGACGTGCGccgcagcgaggagcgcgcaGCACGCGCGGTGGGCGAGCGCGGTCAGCTCAATGATGCCCAGGGCGTGGTCACCGCGAGTGGCTGAGTAGAAAAGTAGAGATAGCTTTCGTTTTACTTTCTACTAGGTAAATGCCCGTCCGTTGCAACGGGAAAAATTAATACCACAATAATACATTACGAGGGTGATGTTTGAAATATCGATATTGTGCGAGCTATTAGCTATATATTTTTTAACAATAAACAAAACAAATAAATTGTAGATGTGTGTGCATAGAGCCAGAAATCATTGGGTATAAATTCTTTCATGCTAGGAAGGTAAATAAAATGATGACACATTTTACCAAACGATAAAACAAAATGATGATATACACTATTTTGCTAAATTAGAAATAATAATTTATGCCAACACCTGTGCACTCGTATGTGCATGTGATCAGTTTGAGAATTGTCTAATACTCATAGGACTAACAAAGGGTATACCAAAGACTATGAAAGTTATTTAAGTCATTTGAATCAAACAaattaattcatagctataCACATGTGGAGTGAATTGTATAAGCAAAAGTTTAGAATAGATATGCTAACTCTATAAGTCTGGATAGCAGATGACTCTGGATTTTTTTTAGAATCATGTTCGTATGAACAGAGTAGTGCATTCTTGAACATATAAATTCACCAAGAAGCTAAGAAGTTATACAAATATATACACGAAACTTTGCATTGGCCTGTGGGCTCTGGTGGTGTAGATGACTTTCTGGAGGTGGGCAGCAGGCCAGCAGCAAACTGGTTATTGGATCTGTAGGTAAAGACAACAAATCTTAAACATTCCCCTTGGTGAAATCTGAAGGCAATGGATACTAATCTGAAGGCAATGGATATTAATCTGAAGGCACATGACAAATAGCCTGTAAATTTTCATTGTCTCTCAAAGCAGTGATGATATATTGATATCCGCATTGCAGTTTGTCTATTTCAGATTAAAAAAAAGGCAATTGTTGATACTAAAACAATCACAACATAAACAGGAAATGGATGCTTTGCTTTCCTAAGAAGAAATTTACAGGTCCACAAAGAATTATTTGCAGCAAAGCAAAGGTGATTTAAACTACTACACCAAAAAATGACTAAATCGGGTTCCGATGCTAGAATTCATGCATGCTATGTTTGAGAAATCAAAGCTAACTTTAAAATGCAAACAGAGAGGCTCATATGTACAACTCCACTCTTACATGAATGGAGCAATGAACAAACTGAATGAACCTAGTCCAAGACACCAAATGGGGCAACCATGTTTAAAATGCAAGGAATAAAGAACCATATTTCAAAACATAACCTCTCTGATGTAGCCAACGCCAACCATTTATATACATAATAGATTTTTTCCCCAATAGAAGCTGATGCAAAGCAATAAAGTACTATTTTGTAAAACGTTGCATTTCTCTAGGATGTAATCCCCAGCACTGAAATTAGTTCAGTGAGCTAGATAGAAGTGAAAGTTCCTATCTAGAAACTCAAATTCGTTAAATGAGATAGCAGTCACATTTCTACCATTTTCCAATATTACTTGCTAAACCATATCTAGGAAGTGTATATAATTACCTGAGAACAGTGAGGGCTCCCAATCTTTCAGGGACCTTCAAGCTGTGATGGGAATTCTCAAGAATctaagaaaatataaaaaaagattTCCACTAACTCAGCCATAGTTCCACTAGGCGGCGCCTAGGCGTGATTAGGCGCTAGGTGAGGGGTAACCGCCTCGCCTAGGGGGGTAGGCGGCATCTAGGCGCTGGACGGCACCGAGGCGGTCGCAGAGCTGGGCGAGCCACGAAATTTCGCCCTCGCAGGCTGACGGCGCGACGCGGAGGCAGACGACGCGGCCTTTCGCACGCGCACGGATGTTAAAATTCAATTTTCAGGTCAACAATTCTTCTGATAATTGAGGTATTGATCCCAATCTAAGGGATTAGACTTCTTCAAATACTTCAGATAGAGAAACAATAGTACAGCAGATAGTGAAGATGACCCTTCTATTTGCATGCAGCATTAGGCTGACAAGGACACCCCTGAATGAAGCTATGCATTGGTTAATCTAGATTCCATTCTCTAAGTAGTATGTGGATATTCCCAAACGAGTTTCTCTTTGAGGTTCACACATAACCTTGGTTGACATGCAGCTTATTTGTCTTACTTGCTGGACTGAAAACGTACATTCCAATGGTCTTCAACAACAATTCAGAGATCCTTCGATTTTCATTGCTCACATTGTGTAGTAATATTCACCCAACCTATTTTTGGTTTGCTTTTGTACCAAGACATTTATGGTTTAGAGATAACTGTCAGTATATGCCTTGGGCTTAATGGGCCGACGGGTGCTCATGCAAGGCCCAAGCAGCCAAGAGAACGGTGGAGTAATAAAAGTATGACAACGGTAGCAGATCAGGGCATCGAAGAATTATTCAGAAGAAACACATCTTCATCTCCTACTACACTTCTTCCTCCTCGAGCCTCCATCTGTAGGTCTCGAACTCTCATCCTTCCCAAATTCTAGTTCTCCAATCCTTCGTCTAGATTGCTTGCTAAGCTCTAGGCCTCCCTTCCCTGAGGTCGTGTACTCTGATTTATATCTGAATCGAACTATTCTATGGACCAGTTGAAGGGTTGCTAACAATAACCTACTGAAATCTAAATATTTGCAACTGCTTTTGATCCCCATGGTTAGTGACTCTTTCGATCAGTTCTAGATACTTTGTCTACTGAAGGTACCATAGTTCAGAACACTATGTTTTGAAGTGTTTGTGGTAGCGTAGTAACCTCTCCTATATCTTGATTGCAGCACATGAAGATAAATCATAGGAAATGACATAAAACATGTCTTGGAAGCTGATCATACAGCTTTCAAAAATGAATTTGACATCAAGTTAGATCAGCTCGGTGATGATCCTGTTAATTTCCTTGCAAAAAAACTGAACACTGTTTCATACCATGGAG
Protein-coding sequences here:
- the LOC110436681 gene encoding senescence-specific cysteine protease SAG39-like, encoding MVTSKAFLLAILGCASLCSSVLAARELSDAAMVERHENWMVEYGRVYKDAAEKARRFQVFKDNVAFVESFNTNKNNKFWLGVNQFADLTTEEFKANKGFKPTAEKVPTTGFKYENLSVSALPTAVDWRTKGAVTPIKNQGQCGCCWAFSAVAAMEGIVKLSTGNLISLSEQELVDCDTHSMDEGCEGGWMDSAFEFVIKNGGLATESNYPYKAVDGKCKGGSKSAATIKGHEDVPVNNEAALMKAVANQPVSVAVDASDRTFMLYSGGVMTGSCGTELDHGIAAIGYGMESDGTKYWILKNSWGTTWGEKGFLRMEKDITDKRGMCGLAMKPSYPTE